One region of Trinickia violacea genomic DNA includes:
- a CDS encoding HU family DNA-binding protein, producing the protein MNKQELVEAVAAATGGSRAATGEAIDAFIAAVIDAVMKGETVQLIGFGSFSTGARAARVGRNPATGAEIQIPAAKTVKFTSGKAFKDAVNQ; encoded by the coding sequence AACAGGAACTGGTCGAAGCGGTCGCCGCAGCAACGGGCGGAAGCAGGGCCGCAACGGGCGAAGCGATTGATGCGTTCATCGCGGCGGTCATCGATGCTGTCATGAAAGGCGAGACCGTTCAACTGATTGGCTTCGGCTCGTTTTCAACTGGCGCGCGTGCCGCGCGCGTGGGCCGCAACCCGGCGACGGGTGCAGAGATCCAGATCCCCGCCGCAAAGACCGTAAAGTTCACCTCCGGGAAGGCGTTCAAGGATGCGGTCAACCAGTAA